From Aspergillus fumigatus Af293 chromosome 3, whole genome shotgun sequence, a single genomic window includes:
- a CDS encoding putative telomere-associated RecQ helicase: MTSGAPARGTEINQVIWQNTPINPRNLFLDPVSKLFLIRLAYSKTFSHTGQEKEAVRALPQSLSYLVLAYLAYIRPFEEALLIKLNQKLPEAHFLLFYDHRTCKPLSSKVLSRTLKNMTSESLAQPISLSPWRHLMQGFIRHGLGLHDPLAELGNDDLDDEALGADQMHHSRETGLRIYGRVIASFQGVRADIQIALVTFSQRWHAYLGLAPDQKVSIGQFNEFISLYGLPQASDQALRQQDLYLDLDLDQGQLARQLDPSRSNLASHQQLDEGLLDHMLKEFMQDDQVTFRSPEQRQAFHLIMKQVPYLFLVLPTAAGKTTLFLFGASLATSQVTIVIVPLISLKLDLSRKAAALGLQPTIWEPGQVMPLASSRVILVQIEHLDHPRFNELADELITQKRLARIIWDECHLIPLAKSYRPIVLRAWHALALPVPMVFSSATLPHHLQAERVDMMKLGSLPEVPIVRADLTLPNMAYMVEKVPDRLPESEYAPYLRQSSTTAQASAQASAQASAQASASARTRANVIIFCRTKRLVDALSDQMDPEAAKFHSDLSDQAKLDQLDRFQSSRYILVATGAIGAGFDFHDIDLVIHFLPGEYEMTSFMQESGRAGRSPDQPGWSYCLVRAYQLQARPNQKGKALEVSTFLDYLGEQVCRRRTISRVFDSRAIESCDPGWALCDLCDHRQSRLGLTRPPAQAPLAAKSPSLAISNHPT; the protein is encoded by the exons ATGACTAGTGGTGCACCTGCTAGGGGTACTGAGATCAATCAGGTGATCTGGCAGAATACCCCTATCAACCCTAggaatctgtttctggatccagtGAGCAAGCTATTCCTAATTAGGCTAGCTTATTCTAAAACATTCAGTCATActggccaagagaaagaggcagttAGGGCTTTGCCCCAGTCCCTTTCCTATTTAGTACTAGCCTATCTTGCCTATATCCGAccatttgaagaggcccTGCTTATTAAGCTGAATCAGAAGCTACCTGAGGCccattttcttctattctatgATCACCGGACCTGCAAACCCCTATCTTCTAAGGTTCTATCTAGAACCCTGAAGAATATGACATCAGAGAGCCTAGCTCAACCAATCAGCTTATCTCCCTGGCGCCATCTCATGCAGGGTTTCATTCGCCATGGTCTAGGCCTTCATGATCCACTAGCCGAATTAGGAAATGATGACCTAGATGATGAGGCCCTAGGGGCTGACCAGATGCACCATTCTAGGGAGACTGGCCTGAGAATCTATGGCAGAGTGATTGCTAGCTTCCAGGGGGTTAGGGCTGACATCCAGATAGCCCTAGTTACCTTTAGTCAGCGATGGCATGCCTATCTAGGCCTAGCTCCTGACCA AAAGGTTTCTATTGGCCAGTTCAATGAATTTATCAGCCTTTATGGATTGCCTCAGGCTAGTGATCAAGccctcaggcagcaagatctatatctagatctagatctagatcaGGGTCAGCTAGCTAGGCAGCTAGatccatcaagatcaaaTCTAGCATCTCACCAGCAGCTAGATGAGGGTCTGCTAGATCACATGCTCAAAGAGTTTatgcaagatgatcaggTGACCTTTAGAAGCCCTGAGCAGCGCCAGGCTTTTCATCTTATTATGAAACAGGTGCCCTATCTATTTTTAGTGCTTcctactgctgctggcaaaACCACACTATTCCTTTTTGGGGCTAGTCTAGCCACTAGTCAGgttactatagtaatagtgcCATTGATTTCCCTAAAGCTAGACCTCTCTAGGAAAGCTGCTGCCTTAGGCCTTCAGCCTACTATCTGGGAACCTGGTCAGGTCATGCCGCTAGCCAGTTCTAGGGTGATCTTAGTGCAAATTGAACATCTAGATCACCCTAGGTTCAATGAGCTAGCAGATGAGCTGATTACCCAAAAGAGACTAGCACGAATTATTTGGGATGAATGTCACCTGATTCCACTTGCTAAAAGCTATCGGCCAATTGTGTTGCGTGCCTGGCATGCCCTAGCCCTACCTGTGCCGATGGTATTCAGCTCAGCTACCTTgcctcaccacctccaggcTGAGCGAGTTGATATGATGAAGCTAGGGTCCCTGCCTGAGGTTCCAATAGTTAGGGCTGACCTAACCCTACCAAATATGGCATatatggttgagaaggtcccTGACCGCCTGCCTGAATCAGAATATGCCCCCTATCTCCGGCA GTCTAGTACTactgctcaggctagtgctcaggctagtgctcaggctagtgctcaggctagtgctaGTGCTAGGACTAGGGCTAAtgtgatcatcttctgccgaacaAAGCGGCTAGTGGATGCCTTATCTGATCAAATGGATCCtgaggcagccaaattccATTCTGATCTATCTGACCAGGCTAAGCTAGATCAGCTAGATCGATTTCAATCTAGCAGATATATCTTAGTGGCTACTGGGGCCATTGGGGCAGGGTTTGATTTCCATGACATTGACTTAGTCATCCATTTTCTGCCTGGTGAATATGAGATGACTAGTTTTATGCAAGAATCTGGTCGCGCAGGCAGGTCACCTGACCAGCCTGGATGGTCATATTGCCTAGTGAGGgcataccagctgcaggctaGGCCTaatcagaaagggaaagcccTAGAGGTCtccaccttcctagattatcTAGGTGAGCAGGTCTGCCGGCGGCGTACCATATCTAGGGTGTTTGATTCTAGGGCTATTGAGTCATGTGACCCTGGCTGGGCCCTCTGTGATCTATGTGATCATAGGCAATCCAGGCTAGGCCTA